One Cohnella candidum genomic region harbors:
- a CDS encoding DMT family transporter, whose amino-acid sequence MNRFKYYALVMATTCLMGVAFPVGKMGLAYAPPFLLMAVRFLLAGGALALFAARKGTGGIRGERRWLKAAVIGLLQSAGVMGCAYYSMHWISSGESAILTSAAPLLVIVLGSLLNGAAYRSRQWLGVAVGFAGVALTFGFHVGFVPGTYIGFAGAVCFAFATLLVNRWGAGFDSTVLAAYQMLFGGVFLLLLSFLTEPLRFALSISSVVVLLWLAIMCSIVQFTLWFYLLRHSDPGKTSVFLFLVPVFGVLSSWLLLGEKVGGAVAAGAALICFGIYLVNGGQRRRQPAGLQAG is encoded by the coding sequence ATGAATCGATTCAAGTACTACGCTTTGGTGATGGCGACCACTTGCTTGATGGGGGTCGCGTTTCCGGTCGGCAAAATGGGACTCGCTTACGCGCCGCCTTTTCTGCTCATGGCCGTCCGCTTTCTGCTCGCCGGAGGCGCTCTCGCATTGTTCGCCGCCCGCAAGGGCACGGGAGGGATCCGCGGTGAAAGGCGGTGGCTCAAGGCTGCCGTGATCGGCTTGCTGCAATCCGCCGGCGTGATGGGTTGCGCCTATTACAGCATGCACTGGATCTCGTCGGGCGAATCGGCGATCCTCACGAGCGCGGCGCCGCTGCTCGTCATCGTGCTGGGTTCGCTGCTGAACGGCGCAGCCTACCGAAGCCGACAGTGGCTCGGCGTCGCCGTCGGTTTCGCGGGCGTCGCGCTGACGTTCGGGTTCCACGTCGGGTTCGTACCGGGCACCTATATCGGCTTCGCGGGCGCCGTGTGCTTCGCTTTCGCGACGCTGCTCGTGAACCGTTGGGGAGCCGGATTCGACTCGACCGTGCTCGCCGCTTATCAAATGTTGTTCGGAGGCGTGTTCTTGCTGCTTTTGAGCTTCTTAACGGAACCGCTGCGTTTCGCGCTGTCCATTAGCTCCGTTGTGGTGCTTCTGTGGCTCGCCATTATGTGTTCCATCGTACAATTCACGCTGTGGTTTTACTTGCTCCGCCACAGCGACCCTGGGAAAACGAGCGTTTTCCTGTTTCTCGTGCCGGTATTCGGCGTCCTCTCCAGTTGGCTTCTGCTCGGCGAGAAGGTGGGAGGAGCGGTAGCGGCGGGAGCGGCTCTGATTTGCTTCGGCATCTATTTGGTGAACGGCGGCCAACGAAGACGTCAGCCGGCGGGGCTCCAAGCCGGTTAA
- a CDS encoding MATE family efflux transporter, translating into MQLVKQILKLAIPSIATFSSMTFTGLLVLMIVGKLGAAAIAVVGISNIVIYNLWAMFSGVQGAINYLVAQNFGSNDIRQGNQRMQIALIFTVIQGLGLLIGSFALPYAILYIMGSNVTILDLGTPYLQVRMLALIFGMFNGTFFAYMRAVGDTRTPMTLALINSGLVVALTYLLAYGKFGFPDLGLQGAAWSVFITELATALLCLLVYYRFMAGAYLTRVWERIEKQQVRLVLLESSKLGVTELSNSLGMFVFTSCITMLGTTAIAANEIALNILSFGFMPSNGFGAAATIGIGQEIGKGRSREARRFGIVTVYLGLIFMALISVVFFLFALPIAKLYTPDKAVYDLAISLIHLAAFIQLFTGANIIFGGGLRGIGDTTFLSRTAMLLNWVLFIPGTIVLTRVLDLGQTGAWTALCSLIVLTAIANAWRYLSLDWTNVKVKSGSAHAAASAAAHM; encoded by the coding sequence GTGCAACTGGTGAAACAAATCCTCAAATTGGCGATTCCCTCGATCGCCACGTTCTCCTCCATGACGTTTACGGGATTGCTCGTCCTGATGATCGTCGGCAAGCTGGGAGCCGCCGCGATTGCCGTGGTCGGCATCTCGAACATCGTCATCTATAACCTGTGGGCGATGTTCTCGGGCGTACAGGGTGCCATCAACTATCTCGTCGCGCAAAACTTCGGTTCCAACGATATAAGACAAGGCAACCAGAGAATGCAGATCGCGTTGATCTTCACCGTGATCCAAGGCTTGGGTCTTCTGATCGGCAGCTTCGCACTGCCTTACGCCATCTTATATATCATGGGTTCCAACGTAACGATTCTGGACCTAGGTACTCCTTATTTGCAGGTCCGGATGCTTGCACTGATCTTCGGGATGTTCAACGGCACGTTCTTCGCCTACATGCGCGCCGTCGGGGATACCCGCACGCCGATGACGCTGGCTTTGATCAACAGCGGCCTCGTCGTCGCTTTGACTTACCTCCTGGCTTACGGCAAGTTCGGTTTTCCGGATCTCGGCTTGCAAGGGGCCGCGTGGAGCGTTTTCATCACGGAGCTGGCGACCGCCTTGCTGTGCCTTCTCGTGTATTACCGTTTCATGGCCGGCGCATACCTGACTCGCGTCTGGGAGCGCATCGAGAAGCAGCAGGTTCGCCTGGTGCTGCTCGAAAGTTCTAAGCTTGGCGTGACGGAGCTATCGAACAGCCTAGGCATGTTCGTGTTTACCTCCTGCATCACGATGCTGGGTACGACGGCGATCGCGGCCAATGAAATCGCGCTGAACATCCTGTCGTTCGGCTTCATGCCCTCGAACGGATTCGGCGCCGCCGCGACCATCGGCATCGGCCAGGAAATCGGCAAAGGAAGAAGCCGGGAAGCGCGTCGGTTCGGCATCGTCACCGTGTATCTCGGCCTCATTTTCATGGCGCTCATCTCGGTCGTTTTCTTCCTGTTCGCCTTGCCGATCGCCAAGCTGTACACGCCGGATAAGGCGGTATACGACTTAGCCATCTCGCTCATCCATCTGGCCGCGTTCATCCAGCTGTTCACCGGAGCGAACATCATCTTCGGCGGCGGACTCCGCGGAATCGGGGATACGACGTTCTTATCGAGAACCGCCATGCTGCTCAATTGGGTGCTGTTCATCCCGGGGACGATCGTGCTGACTCGCGTGTTGGATCTGGGGCAGACGGGCGCTTGGACCGCGTTGTGCTCCTTGATCGTGCTGACGGCGATTGCGAACGCCTGGCGTTATCTGTCGCTCGATTGGACGAACGTGAAAGTGAAGTCGGGAAGCGCGCATGCCGCGGCTTCGGCGGCTGCGCATATGTAA
- a CDS encoding aldo/keto reductase family protein codes for MKYRKLGRTGLKVSEISFGSWMTYGHSVGEDTGAKLIDRAFELGINFIDTANVYEQGKAEFMLGEVLPRYPRESYVLATKAFWPMGEGPNDRGLSRKHVYEQLNASLKRLKQDYVDIFYCHRYDPETPVEETLRTIEDFVRQGKVLYVGVSEWTGAQIQEAMQIADKYLLDRIVVNQPQYNMFYRNIEADVLPVSEKNGVSQVVFSPLAQGVLTGKYRLGRQHPEGSRAADPKTNMWIRNFLTEDHLRKVDQLDGVAKELGISLSSLAIAWILRHGSVASALVGATKVAQLEENAKASGIVLPQAVLDRIESILA; via the coding sequence ATGAAGTACAGAAAGCTGGGAAGAACCGGATTGAAGGTCAGCGAGATCAGCTTCGGCAGCTGGATGACCTACGGGCATTCCGTCGGAGAGGATACCGGCGCCAAGCTGATCGACCGCGCTTTTGAGCTCGGCATCAATTTCATCGATACCGCAAATGTCTATGAGCAAGGCAAGGCCGAGTTCATGCTGGGCGAGGTGCTGCCCCGCTACCCCCGCGAATCGTACGTCCTTGCGACGAAAGCCTTCTGGCCGATGGGGGAAGGGCCGAACGACCGGGGGCTGTCCCGCAAACACGTTTATGAGCAGTTGAACGCCAGTCTCAAACGGTTGAAGCAGGACTACGTCGATATTTTCTACTGCCACCGTTATGACCCGGAGACCCCGGTGGAAGAGACGCTGCGAACGATCGAGGATTTCGTCCGTCAGGGCAAAGTGCTCTATGTCGGCGTAAGCGAGTGGACCGGCGCTCAGATTCAGGAAGCGATGCAAATCGCCGACAAATACCTGCTGGATCGGATCGTCGTCAATCAACCGCAATACAACATGTTTTATCGCAACATCGAAGCCGACGTGCTTCCGGTAAGCGAGAAGAACGGCGTCTCCCAAGTCGTATTCTCGCCGCTCGCGCAAGGGGTGCTGACGGGCAAATACCGGCTCGGCCGGCAGCATCCGGAAGGCAGCCGCGCAGCGGATCCGAAAACGAACATGTGGATCCGCAATTTCCTTACCGAAGACCACCTTCGTAAGGTCGACCAGCTGGACGGAGTCGCAAAAGAGCTCGGCATTTCGCTGTCCAGCTTGGCCATCGCCTGGATCCTGCGCCACGGCAGCGTGGCCAGTGCGCTCGTCGGCGCCACGAAGGTTGCGCAGCTCGAAGAGAACGCGAAGGCGTCGGGAATCGTGCTTCCGCAAGCGGTGCTGGATCGCATCGAATCCATTTTGGCGTAA